One Brassica oleracea var. oleracea cultivar TO1000 chromosome C7, BOL, whole genome shotgun sequence genomic window carries:
- the LOC106303563 gene encoding polyadenylate-binding protein-interacting protein 6 has product MKPGGSALNPHAAAYVPLSKREGASASASAKPAAASTHHVQYQPYGAYGYGDQSSQMYMPKTTYSSDKQLRDEDLEMDMEIEYLSATFFDLSHESISDVYLANNGDLDATIEMLNQLEIYSTEAQEYLPDTLDIGDVPETTAPSTSSAPEQKNVSNEASASSTSSGTLKAPVSSS; this is encoded by the exons ATGAAGCCAGGAGGATCAGCATTGAATCCCCACGCAGCAGCTTACGTACCACTCTCCAAAAGAGAGGGTGCTTCTGCTTCTGCTTCTGCAAAGCCTGCTGCTGCTTCCACACATCACGTGCAGTACCAACCCTATGGAGCATATGGTTATGGAGACCAAAGTTCTCAAATGTACATGCCAAAGACAACATACTCCTCTGACAAGCAGTTGAGGGATGAGGATTTGGAGATGGACATGGAGATTGAGTACCTTTCGGCCACGTTCTTCGATTTGTCACATGAGTCTATCAGTGATGTCTACTTGGCCAACAATGGTGATCTTGATGCAACAATCGAAATGCTGAATCAGCTCGAG ATTTACAGTACTGAAGCGCAAGAATACCTTCCAGACACACTGGACATTGGCGATGTACCTGAAACCACTGCGCCTTCGACTTCCTCAGCTCCAGAACAAAAGAATGTGAGTAATGAAGCAAGTGCATCATCAACATCCTCGGGTACCCTCAAAGCTCCTGTGTCTTCCTCCTGA